One genomic segment of Paraburkholderia phymatum STM815 includes these proteins:
- a CDS encoding type II and III secretion system protein family protein: MEAGIYPNALRCFASAALFMGVLAAGASAADATSAQRGVDADAAQNAAVLDLYKGEVRMLNVPGTIKRIAIGNGKLLTANVVDGRVMLLAESAGITSLVVWNERGVALQTTVRVAKGDVGMSAAQLRSVLAAVPGVRVQEVGPNIVLAGSVHREKAAAVKAAIADMTNVIDTTTIDEGDALKKTLHFKVQIMEVTRTGQKDIGIAWDSQFAGPQVSGQGFIGSGAASGANFFLAGIASTITSRINFAINNGDAFILAAPELNTKSGGTASFLAGGEVPIPKAGALGTTDVEYKPYGIRLNIRPVVDANDIISATVQTEISQIDPSVSYGGFPGFLTRSASSDISLRAGETIAISGLVSADALNGSAGMPFFARLPIIGQLFRSDSFRAKNSDLVIFVTPLISEPSGEPNTALLARAQEGGRRYAQQYGARSPLDVPIAQPAPSNATHNPSH, encoded by the coding sequence ATGGAAGCAGGTATCTACCCGAACGCGCTGCGATGCTTCGCAAGTGCCGCACTCTTCATGGGCGTGCTCGCCGCCGGTGCGAGCGCTGCGGATGCGACCAGCGCGCAACGCGGCGTCGACGCAGACGCCGCGCAAAACGCCGCCGTGCTGGATTTGTACAAGGGCGAAGTGCGCATGCTCAACGTGCCTGGCACGATCAAACGCATCGCGATCGGCAACGGCAAGCTCCTGACGGCGAATGTCGTCGACGGGCGCGTGATGCTGCTCGCCGAAAGCGCGGGCATCACGTCGCTCGTCGTGTGGAACGAGCGCGGCGTCGCGCTGCAGACGACGGTGCGGGTCGCCAAAGGCGACGTCGGCATGTCGGCGGCGCAGTTGCGCAGCGTGCTGGCGGCGGTGCCGGGCGTGCGCGTGCAGGAAGTGGGGCCGAACATCGTGTTGGCGGGCAGCGTGCATCGCGAAAAGGCGGCCGCAGTGAAAGCCGCGATCGCCGATATGACGAACGTGATCGACACCACCACGATCGACGAAGGCGATGCGCTGAAGAAAACCCTGCATTTCAAGGTGCAGATCATGGAAGTGACGCGCACCGGGCAGAAGGACATTGGCATTGCGTGGGACAGCCAGTTCGCGGGACCGCAGGTGTCGGGACAAGGCTTCATCGGCTCCGGTGCGGCAAGCGGCGCAAACTTCTTTCTTGCAGGAATCGCATCGACCATCACTTCGCGCATCAATTTCGCGATCAACAACGGTGACGCGTTCATCCTCGCCGCGCCCGAACTGAATACGAAGAGCGGCGGCACGGCATCGTTTCTCGCGGGCGGCGAAGTGCCGATTCCAAAGGCGGGTGCGCTCGGCACGACCGACGTCGAATACAAGCCGTACGGCATCCGGTTGAACATCAGGCCCGTCGTCGATGCGAACGACATCATCTCGGCGACCGTCCAGACGGAGATCAGTCAGATCGACCCGTCGGTGTCGTATGGCGGATTTCCAGGCTTCCTGACGCGCAGCGCCAGTTCGGACATCTCTCTGCGGGCAGGCGAAACGATCGCAATTTCGGGCCTCGTCAGCGCGGACGCGTTGAATGGATCGGCAGGGATGCCGTTTTTTGCGCGGCTGCCCATCATCGGGCAACTGTTCCGCTCTGACAGCTTCCGCGCGAAGAACAGCGATCTCGTGATTTTCGTGACGCCGCTGATCTCGGAGCCGTCTGGCGAACCGAATACCGCGCTGCTGGCACGTGCGCAGGAAGGCGGGCGACGTTACGCGCAACAGTACGGCGCGCGCAGTCCGCTCGATGTGCCCATTGCGCAGCCTGCGCCCTCGAATGCAACGCACAACCCCTCACATTGA
- a CDS encoding DUF192 domain-containing protein — MKHAHLIHRGERRGVKVEVANTPFERMRGLLGRAGLDTDRALWLEACNAVHTFGMRFPIDVVFIDRRGCVLSVHYNVARARMLVCWRARSTLEMRAHAAQAWCIEVGDMLEWSASS, encoded by the coding sequence ATGAAGCACGCGCATCTGATTCATCGCGGCGAGAGGCGCGGCGTGAAAGTCGAAGTTGCCAATACGCCATTCGAGCGCATGCGCGGATTGCTGGGACGTGCGGGCCTCGACACGGATCGTGCGCTATGGCTCGAAGCGTGCAATGCCGTGCATACGTTCGGCATGCGCTTTCCGATCGATGTGGTCTTTATCGACAGACGCGGGTGCGTGCTGTCCGTTCATTACAACGTAGCGCGCGCGCGTATGCTCGTTTGCTGGCGGGCGCGCAGCACGCTGGAAATGCGCGCACATGCGGCGCAAGCGTGGTGCATCGAGGTGGGCGACATGCTGGAATGGAGCGCATCGTCGTGA
- a CDS encoding ATPase, T2SS/T4P/T4SS family produces the protein MLKLQVQSRNAPTLTVHVDGVCTIGRDAACDIVIKGMLVGRTHARIVKDFHAWYVEDQGGIVATTVNGAPVVRYGPLAQGDQIEIGTTVLEVEAMQVTPDAPAHASRPVPDEADCVDTDTRGPMAPPHTDEPQRVAPINSPEGIDLRKLLHMKVIDALDLRRLNVSRMADDELRATVGDALDDILARDASFRRSDIPLPTLKRSVFDEIIGLGPLEELIADPTISEIMVNRHDEIFVEQQGRLRRSPVIFTDERAVLGAIERIVAPIGRRIDESSPMVDARLKDGSRVNAVIPPLALKGPSMTVRKFPQQKLRGYDLLGFGSLSPAMLAFLRTAVEQRANIVISGGTGSGKTTLLNVLSDYIPDEERIVTVEDAAELQLSQPNLVALETRPANLEGKGAVTIRELVRNCLRMRPDRIVVGECRGGEALDMLQAMNTGHDGSLTTAHANSPRDCIARLEVMTLMAGLDLPVQAIREQVCAAVDIIVQQTRFSCGSRRVTHITEVSGIESGVIQLQDIFVFREAGLGENGKIRGQFMPTSYIPDFYQDLIRRRIAVDTAIFKHVE, from the coding sequence ATGCTGAAACTGCAAGTGCAATCGCGCAATGCACCCACGCTCACGGTCCACGTCGACGGCGTGTGCACGATCGGCCGCGACGCGGCGTGCGATATCGTCATCAAGGGCATGCTCGTCGGACGTACGCATGCGCGCATCGTGAAGGACTTTCATGCGTGGTATGTCGAGGATCAGGGTGGCATTGTCGCGACGACGGTGAACGGTGCGCCGGTCGTGCGCTATGGTCCGCTCGCGCAGGGCGATCAGATCGAGATCGGCACGACGGTGCTCGAAGTCGAGGCGATGCAGGTGACGCCTGACGCTCCGGCACATGCGTCGCGCCCCGTGCCGGACGAAGCCGATTGCGTCGATACCGACACGCGCGGGCCGATGGCGCCTCCGCATACCGACGAGCCGCAACGTGTCGCGCCGATCAACAGCCCCGAAGGGATCGACTTGCGCAAGCTGTTGCACATGAAGGTGATCGACGCGCTCGATCTGCGGCGTCTGAACGTCTCGCGCATGGCCGACGACGAACTGCGCGCGACGGTCGGCGACGCGCTCGACGATATCCTCGCGCGTGACGCGAGTTTTCGTCGCTCGGACATTCCGCTGCCGACGCTCAAGAGGAGCGTGTTCGATGAAATCATCGGACTCGGTCCGCTCGAAGAATTGATCGCCGATCCGACGATTTCCGAAATCATGGTCAACCGGCACGATGAAATTTTCGTCGAGCAGCAGGGGCGATTGCGGCGCTCGCCCGTGATCTTTACCGACGAGCGCGCGGTTCTCGGCGCCATCGAGCGGATCGTCGCACCGATCGGACGTCGTATCGACGAAAGCTCGCCGATGGTCGATGCGCGTCTCAAGGACGGCTCGCGCGTGAACGCCGTGATCCCGCCGCTCGCGCTGAAAGGACCGAGCATGACGGTGCGAAAGTTTCCGCAGCAGAAGCTGCGCGGCTACGATCTGCTGGGGTTCGGCTCGCTGTCTCCCGCGATGCTCGCGTTCTTGCGCACGGCTGTCGAGCAGCGCGCAAACATCGTGATCTCGGGCGGCACGGGCTCCGGCAAGACGACCTTGCTCAATGTGCTGTCCGACTATATCCCGGACGAAGAGCGCATTGTCACCGTCGAAGATGCGGCCGAACTGCAACTGTCGCAACCCAACCTCGTCGCGCTCGAAACGAGACCGGCGAACCTGGAAGGAAAGGGCGCCGTCACGATACGCGAACTGGTGCGCAACTGCTTGCGGATGCGGCCCGACCGTATCGTGGTCGGCGAATGCCGGGGCGGCGAAGCGCTCGACATGCTGCAGGCGATGAATACGGGCCACGACGGTTCGCTGACCACGGCGCATGCCAACTCGCCCCGCGATTGCATTGCGCGTCTCGAAGTGATGACGCTGATGGCGGGACTCGATCTGCCTGTGCAGGCGATACGCGAACAGGTTTGCGCGGCCGTGGACATCATCGTGCAGCAGACGCGCTTCTCGTGCGGGTCGCGTCGCGTCACGCATATCACCGAGGTGAGCGGCATCGAATCGGGCGTGATCCAGTTGCAGGATATCTTCGTCTTCAGGGAAGCGGGCCTCGGAGAGAACGGCAAGATTCGCGGGCAATTCATGCCCACGTCGTATATCCCCGATTTCTATCAGGACCTGATACGCCGCCGCATCGCCGTCGATACGGCCATTTTCAAGCACGTCGAGTGA
- the acnA gene encoding aconitate hydratase AcnA, producing MAHNLHKTLKEFDSGSGKGKFYSLPQLGKALNVKIDRLPVSIRLVLESVLRNYDGKKISEEHIEQLANWKPTAARVDEIPFVVARVVLQDFTGVPLLADIAAMRGVAQRAGKNPKSIEPLVPVDLVVDHSVQIDHFREKGALDLNMKLEFQRNNERYQFMKWGMQAFDTFKVVPPGVGIVHQVNLEYLARGVHKKAENGDTVYYPDTLVGTDSHTTMINGIGVVGWGVGGIEAEAGMLGQPVYFLTPDVVGVHLKGKLREGVTATDLVLTITELLRKEKVVGKFVEFFGEGTRSLSLPDRATIGNMAPEYGATMGFFPVDEKTIDYFKGTGRTDAEISAFENYFKAQDLFGIPDAGDIDYTKVVTLDLGTVAPSLAGPKRPQDRIEITHVKSTFVDLFSKPVNENGFAKKAADLDTQYTTSNGVNVKNGDILIAAITSCTNTSNPSVLLAAGLLAKKAVEAGLEVAPHIKTSLAPGSRIVTEYLTKTGLLPYLDKLGFTLAAYGCTTCIGNAGDLTPELNEAITKNDIVAAAVLSGNRNFEARIHPNIRANFLASPPLVVAYAIAGTITRDLMTEPVGKGKGGRDIYLGDIWPSSEEVNALLKFALDADAFRTNYSQLTKKGDLWSKIEGEEGQVYDWPKSTYIAEPPFFGTDFSMQPASSIAAVKGARALGIFGDSVTTDHISPAGSIKEDSPAGKWLKENGVQKADFNSYGSRRGNHDVMMRGTFANVRIKNLMIPPKEDGTRVEGGLTIHQPSGEQMSIYDAAMKYIDAGTQTVIFAGEEYGTGSSRDWAAKGTQLLGVKAVVARSFERIHRSNLVGMGVLPLQFKGSDSIQSLNITGEETYDIEGLGDDFKPQQEVTLVIHRKDGSEQRVQLLLRIDTPIEVDYYKHGGILPFVLRSLLAA from the coding sequence ATGGCCCACAACCTCCACAAAACGCTCAAGGAATTCGACAGCGGTTCCGGCAAAGGCAAGTTCTATTCGCTGCCGCAGCTCGGCAAGGCACTGAACGTGAAGATCGACCGTCTGCCGGTTTCGATCCGCCTCGTGCTGGAATCGGTGCTGCGTAACTACGACGGCAAGAAGATCTCGGAAGAGCACATCGAACAGCTCGCGAACTGGAAGCCGACGGCAGCCCGCGTCGATGAGATTCCGTTCGTCGTGGCGCGCGTGGTGCTGCAGGACTTCACGGGCGTGCCGCTGCTGGCCGACATCGCAGCCATGCGCGGCGTCGCGCAGCGCGCGGGCAAAAACCCGAAGTCGATCGAGCCGCTGGTTCCCGTGGATCTCGTGGTCGACCACTCGGTGCAGATCGACCACTTCCGCGAAAAGGGCGCGCTGGATCTGAACATGAAGCTGGAATTCCAGCGCAACAACGAGCGCTACCAGTTCATGAAGTGGGGCATGCAGGCGTTCGACACGTTCAAGGTGGTGCCCCCGGGCGTCGGCATCGTTCACCAGGTGAACCTCGAATACCTCGCACGCGGCGTGCACAAGAAGGCTGAGAACGGCGACACGGTGTATTACCCGGACACGCTGGTCGGCACGGACAGCCACACCACGATGATCAACGGCATCGGCGTGGTCGGCTGGGGCGTAGGCGGCATCGAAGCGGAAGCGGGCATGCTGGGCCAGCCGGTGTACTTCCTGACTCCGGACGTGGTCGGTGTGCATCTGAAGGGCAAGCTGCGCGAAGGCGTGACGGCAACGGACCTGGTCCTGACCATCACCGAGCTGCTGCGCAAGGAAAAGGTAGTCGGCAAGTTCGTCGAGTTCTTCGGCGAAGGCACGCGCTCGCTGTCGCTGCCGGACCGCGCGACGATCGGCAACATGGCGCCGGAATACGGCGCGACGATGGGCTTCTTCCCCGTCGACGAAAAGACGATCGACTACTTCAAGGGCACGGGCCGCACGGACGCCGAAATCTCTGCCTTCGAAAACTACTTCAAGGCGCAGGATCTGTTCGGCATTCCCGACGCTGGCGACATCGACTACACGAAGGTCGTCACGCTCGATCTGGGCACGGTGGCGCCGTCGCTGGCCGGTCCGAAGCGTCCGCAAGACCGCATCGAGATCACCCACGTCAAATCGACCTTCGTCGACCTGTTCTCGAAGCCCGTCAACGAAAACGGCTTCGCGAAGAAGGCTGCCGATCTCGACACGCAATACACGACGAGCAACGGCGTCAACGTAAAGAACGGCGACATCCTGATCGCCGCGATCACGTCGTGCACGAACACGTCGAACCCGAGCGTGCTGCTAGCTGCCGGCCTGCTGGCGAAGAAGGCTGTCGAAGCCGGTCTGGAAGTCGCGCCGCACATCAAGACGTCGCTGGCGCCGGGGTCGCGCATCGTCACCGAATACCTGACGAAGACGGGCCTGCTGCCGTACCTCGACAAGCTAGGCTTCACGCTCGCCGCATACGGCTGCACGACCTGTATCGGCAACGCGGGCGACCTGACGCCGGAACTGAACGAAGCGATCACGAAGAACGACATCGTTGCGGCAGCCGTGCTGTCGGGCAACCGTAACTTCGAAGCGCGCATCCACCCGAACATCCGCGCGAACTTCCTGGCCTCGCCGCCGCTGGTCGTCGCTTACGCGATCGCTGGCACCATCACGCGCGACCTGATGACGGAGCCCGTCGGCAAGGGCAAGGGCGGCCGCGACATCTATCTCGGCGACATCTGGCCGTCGAGCGAAGAAGTCAACGCGCTGCTCAAGTTCGCGCTGGACGCCGACGCGTTCCGCACGAACTACTCGCAGCTCACGAAGAAGGGCGACCTGTGGAGCAAGATCGAAGGGGAAGAAGGCCAGGTGTACGACTGGCCCAAGTCGACCTACATCGCCGAGCCGCCGTTCTTCGGCACGGACTTCTCGATGCAGCCGGCTTCGAGCATCGCCGCCGTGAAGGGCGCCCGTGCACTGGGGATCTTCGGTGATTCCGTCACGACCGACCACATCAGCCCGGCAGGCTCGATCAAGGAAGATTCGCCCGCAGGCAAGTGGTTGAAGGAAAACGGCGTGCAGAAGGCCGACTTCAACAGCTACGGCTCGCGCCGCGGCAACCACGACGTGATGATGCGCGGCACGTTCGCGAACGTCCGCATCAAGAACCTGATGATCCCGCCGAAGGAAGACGGCACGCGCGTCGAAGGCGGCCTGACCATTCACCAGCCGAGCGGCGAGCAGATGTCGATCTACGACGCAGCGATGAAGTACATCGATGCCGGCACGCAGACAGTCATCTTCGCGGGCGAAGAGTACGGCACGGGCTCGTCGCGCGACTGGGCAGCGAAGGGCACGCAACTGCTGGGCGTGAAGGCAGTCGTCGCACGCAGCTTCGAGCGCATTCACCGTTCGAACCTGGTCGGCATGGGCGTTCTGCCGCTGCAGTTCAAGGGCTCGGACAGCATCCAGTCGCTGAACATCACGGGCGAAGAAACGTACGACATCGAAGGTCTCGGCGACGACTTCAAGCCGCAGCAGGAAGTCACGCTGGTGATCCATCGCAAGGACGGTTCGGAGCAACGCGTGCAGCTGCTGCTGCGCATCGACACGCCGATCGAAGTCGACTACTACAAGCACGGCGGTATCCTGCCGTTTGTGCTGCGCTCGCTGCTCGCGGCGTAA
- the cpaB gene encoding Flp pilus assembly protein CpaB, whose protein sequence is MFRKIKFHSLLGNAWLLLLAAVLTAGALTWFVYRYLGEREAHVRAEVAGKLALRGIEVVVPRRDVPAGTPLSSDAFVSREIAADLVYDDMVRVDAFDAFRKAKLVRAVMHGRPLRTSDFDAPRGRDFSDMLPAGQRALTFEIDAVNSTASMLRPGNRVDMYWVGTQAYASAGERKAVRLLLPGVLVLATGRSVNARDAGDVDEPASASRYDTVTMQVPAADAPRIVLAQKMGTLRLILRNAADDDDIAASPVELTEGDVFGAQLATRAASVEVIAGGGSGAATASVAQVAPMPSGDTANPRERGPEDSVPAPASRTLSDSAAVIAKQLQQHAKRRGNQD, encoded by the coding sequence ATGTTCAGGAAGATCAAGTTTCATTCGCTGCTGGGCAATGCATGGCTGCTGTTGCTCGCTGCCGTGCTGACGGCGGGCGCGCTCACGTGGTTTGTCTATCGCTATCTCGGCGAGCGCGAGGCGCATGTGCGCGCCGAAGTGGCGGGCAAGCTCGCGCTGCGAGGCATCGAAGTCGTCGTGCCGCGCCGCGATGTGCCCGCCGGCACGCCGTTATCGAGCGACGCATTCGTATCGCGCGAGATTGCGGCCGATCTCGTTTACGACGACATGGTGCGGGTCGATGCATTCGACGCGTTCCGCAAGGCGAAGCTCGTGCGCGCCGTGATGCATGGACGGCCGCTGCGCACGAGCGATTTTGACGCACCGCGTGGGCGCGATTTCTCCGACATGCTTCCCGCCGGACAGCGCGCGCTGACGTTCGAAATCGATGCGGTGAACTCGACAGCGTCGATGCTGCGGCCCGGCAATCGCGTCGACATGTACTGGGTCGGCACGCAAGCCTACGCGTCGGCAGGCGAGAGAAAGGCGGTGCGCCTGTTGCTGCCCGGCGTGCTGGTGCTCGCGACAGGCCGCAGCGTGAATGCGCGCGATGCAGGCGACGTGGACGAACCGGCCAGCGCATCGCGCTACGACACGGTAACGATGCAGGTGCCCGCCGCCGACGCGCCGCGCATCGTGCTCGCGCAAAAGATGGGCACGCTGCGGCTCATTCTTCGCAACGCCGCCGACGACGACGACATCGCAGCTTCACCCGTCGAGTTGACGGAAGGCGACGTGTTCGGCGCGCAGCTTGCCACACGCGCCGCGTCTGTCGAAGTGATCGCGGGCGGCGGCTCCGGCGCGGCGACAGCGAGCGTCGCGCAGGTCGCGCCGATGCCGTCGGGCGACACGGCGAATCCGCGCGAGCGCGGTCCCGAGGACAGCGTACCCGCGCCCGCTTCGCGGACGCTCTCCGATAGCGCCGCCGTCATCGCGAAGCAGCTGCAGCAACACGCCAAGCGCCGCGGCAACCAGGACTAG
- a CDS encoding TadE family protein, protein MERIVVKVPGSSKRRMTGQGMTEFLVVAPLLLFFGLVTLQLVLLYQAKSTLDVAALEAVREGSVKHGSMEAMRAGLARGLAPLYARRADAAGVQSAQLAARRAVSGASTIAIVSPTAAMMRDFARPRFYPDEGVTHDEIPNDTLMYRDTAHGPESDVNVQDANLLKVRVHYCFDLVVPLANKILYYAVNAIGNIAANGMFTREPADANVDPYGSPRRPDRLCKTTLVDGSRSQRWPVALESDAIVRMQSPFRAEAANDVLTATPR, encoded by the coding sequence ATGGAGCGCATCGTCGTGAAGGTGCCAGGTTCGAGCAAGCGTCGCATGACGGGGCAGGGCATGACGGAGTTTCTCGTGGTCGCACCGCTGCTGTTGTTCTTCGGCCTCGTGACGCTGCAGTTGGTACTGCTGTATCAGGCGAAGTCGACACTCGATGTCGCTGCACTCGAAGCGGTGCGCGAAGGATCTGTCAAGCACGGCTCGATGGAAGCGATGCGCGCGGGGCTCGCGCGTGGACTTGCGCCGCTGTATGCACGCCGCGCGGATGCGGCGGGCGTGCAGTCTGCGCAGCTTGCCGCGCGTCGTGCAGTGTCCGGGGCGTCGACGATTGCGATCGTCAGCCCGACGGCCGCGATGATGCGCGACTTCGCTCGTCCGCGCTTCTACCCCGACGAAGGCGTCACGCACGATGAGATTCCCAATGACACGCTGATGTATCGCGACACGGCGCACGGACCGGAATCGGACGTGAATGTGCAGGACGCGAATCTGCTGAAGGTGCGGGTGCATTATTGCTTCGACCTCGTCGTGCCATTGGCTAACAAGATTCTCTACTACGCAGTCAATGCGATCGGCAATATCGCCGCGAATGGCATGTTCACGCGCGAGCCGGCGGATGCGAATGTCGATCCGTATGGCTCGCCGCGGCGGCCCGACAGGCTGTGCAAAACGACGCTCGTCGATGGGTCAAGGAGCCAGCGTTGGCCGGTTGCGCTAGAGTCGGACGCGATCGTGCGGATGCAGTCGCCGTTTCGAGCGGAGGCGGCGAATGATGTTCTTACTGCGACGCCGCGGTAA
- a CDS encoding lytic transglycosylase domain-containing protein: MRRFVFAAMIACGAGNCVCEALAGERVEMWVGGTHDADANHAIDQPLIVEFGEPHGDTRAALSKVLAWTSLVEQIAKRIGVDHALVMAVIDVESGGNPLAVSLKGARGLMQLMPQTGMLQGVNDLFDPYQNVLAGVRLLDTHIATFGDVSLALAAYNAGEGAVRKYGGAIPPYAQTQKYVKRVMQRLAAYRH; the protein is encoded by the coding sequence ATGCGTCGTTTCGTGTTTGCCGCGATGATCGCGTGCGGCGCGGGCAATTGTGTTTGCGAAGCCCTGGCGGGCGAGCGGGTCGAGATGTGGGTCGGTGGCACGCATGATGCCGATGCGAACCATGCGATCGATCAGCCGCTTATCGTCGAGTTCGGCGAGCCTCATGGCGATACGCGTGCCGCGCTTTCGAAAGTGCTCGCATGGACCTCGCTGGTCGAGCAGATTGCGAAGCGCATCGGCGTCGATCATGCGCTCGTGATGGCCGTCATCGATGTCGAATCGGGCGGGAACCCTTTGGCCGTGTCGCTGAAAGGCGCAAGAGGCTTGATGCAACTAATGCCGCAAACCGGCATGCTGCAAGGCGTAAACGATCTGTTCGATCCTTATCAAAACGTCCTGGCGGGCGTGCGTTTGCTCGATACGCACATCGCCACGTTTGGCGATGTGTCGCTGGCGCTCGCGGCATACAACGCCGGGGAAGGCGCAGTGCGCAAATATGGCGGCGCCATCCCGCCGTATGCGCAGACGCAGAAGTATGTGAAGCGGGTGATGCAACGACTCGCGGCCTATCGGCATTGA
- a CDS encoding type II secretion system F family protein has translation MLALYAARRLMRNVPNEDRTWLDALPPLLRFIWPTVNFAAHYSAGWFGERFIARTDAQLRLTSLNFLMNARQFLALSMVSSFGAALIALTVMLASGLFSAAALCFAMCVGYFYPRIWMRDVRRRYVATVLRQLPIYLDFLTLAVEAGLNVNGAIQKAVEKGPDGPLRREFEHVLRDLKSGLKRGDALRRFDERQQIGEVSNLVRTIAQAERMGSGLAKTLRFQSEQRRAERFQRAEKQAMEAPVKLLFPLLVFIFPVTFIVLGFPIAMKFMQEGLL, from the coding sequence ATGCTCGCGCTGTATGCGGCGCGGCGCCTGATGCGCAATGTGCCGAACGAAGATCGAACATGGCTCGATGCGTTGCCGCCGCTGCTGCGCTTCATCTGGCCCACCGTCAATTTTGCCGCGCATTACAGCGCTGGATGGTTCGGCGAGCGATTCATCGCGCGTACCGACGCGCAACTGCGTCTCACGTCGCTCAATTTCCTGATGAACGCGCGGCAGTTTCTGGCATTGTCGATGGTGTCGTCATTTGGCGCCGCACTGATCGCATTGACTGTGATGCTCGCGAGCGGCCTGTTCTCGGCGGCCGCTCTGTGTTTCGCGATGTGCGTCGGTTATTTCTATCCGCGCATCTGGATGCGCGACGTGCGACGGCGTTACGTCGCCACGGTGCTGCGCCAGTTGCCGATTTATCTGGACTTCTTGACGCTCGCCGTCGAAGCAGGACTCAACGTCAACGGCGCCATTCAAAAGGCCGTCGAAAAAGGCCCGGACGGGCCGTTGCGACGCGAATTCGAGCACGTGCTGCGCGATCTGAAATCAGGCTTGAAGCGTGGCGATGCGTTGCGGCGTTTCGACGAACGGCAGCAGATCGGCGAAGTGTCGAACCTGGTTCGCACGATCGCGCAAGCGGAAAGAATGGGTTCGGGGCTCGCGAAGACGTTGCGCTTCCAGTCCGAGCAGCGGCGCGCGGAACGCTTCCAGCGAGCAGAGAAGCAGGCGATGGAAGCCCCCGTCAAACTGCTGTTCCCGTTGCTCGTATTCATCTTTCCGGTGACGTTCATCGTGCTCGGCTTCCCGATTGCGATGAAGTTCATGCAAGAGGGCCTGTTATGA
- a CDS encoding type II secretion system F family protein gives MVVFAGASVAIWLIAQAVRASLASGSRRLASEVERSLADAFVFVSRQRTAAVTLIAMVALPVLSLLLSGSVLVALASLPLVWFVPRRVLSWMRTRRIETLERQLPDMLLMIAGGLRAGASFPIALESAVQESVPPISQEFDLLLREIRLGIDLDVAMRNIEQRIPVPDFMMVTAAVMISREVGGNLAQALESVASTLRDKLQMEGKIRALTSQGRMQGIVMTCLPLFLMMVLRAMEPVAMAPLFTSPIGWATLAVVAAMELLGYASIARIVRINV, from the coding sequence ATGGTCGTATTCGCTGGCGCGTCGGTCGCGATCTGGCTCATCGCCCAAGCCGTGCGGGCCTCGCTTGCTAGCGGGTCGCGTCGTCTTGCAAGCGAAGTCGAGCGGTCGCTCGCCGATGCCTTCGTGTTCGTGAGCCGCCAGAGGACAGCCGCCGTGACCTTGATCGCGATGGTCGCATTGCCCGTGCTCTCGCTGCTCTTGAGCGGCAGCGTTCTGGTTGCGCTCGCGTCGCTGCCGCTCGTGTGGTTCGTGCCGCGAAGGGTGCTGTCATGGATGCGCACGCGGCGCATCGAGACGCTCGAGCGCCAGTTGCCCGACATGCTGTTGATGATCGCGGGCGGTTTGCGTGCAGGCGCGAGCTTTCCGATTGCGCTCGAAAGCGCAGTCCAGGAGTCGGTGCCTCCGATCTCGCAGGAATTCGATCTGTTGCTGCGCGAGATTCGCCTCGGTATCGATCTCGATGTCGCGATGCGCAACATCGAACAACGTATACCTGTACCCGATTTCATGATGGTGACGGCAGCCGTGATGATCTCGCGTGAAGTGGGCGGCAATCTCGCGCAAGCGCTCGAATCAGTCGCCAGTACGCTGCGCGACAAACTGCAGATGGAGGGCAAGATTCGCGCGCTGACATCGCAGGGACGCATGCAGGGCATCGTGATGACCTGCTTGCCGCTCTTCCTGATGATGGTGCTGCGGGCGATGGAGCCCGTCGCGATGGCACCGCTGTTCACGTCACCCATCGGCTGGGCGACGCTCGCGGTGGTCGCGGCGATGGAGCTGCTCGGCTATGCATCGATTGCACGCATCGTGCGCATCAACGTGTAG